In Oryza sativa Japonica Group chromosome 3, ASM3414082v1, one DNA window encodes the following:
- the LOC4334388 gene encoding BTB/POZ and MATH domain-containing protein 5 isoform X1, with protein sequence MEDDDAGGGGGGGEASPPHAGSAAAMAGAGRDIAASPTSSRSVTQTVNGSHRFVIQGYSLAKGMGVGKHIASETFTVGGYQWAIYFYPDGKNPEDNSAYVSVFIALASEGTDVRALFELTLLDQSGKAKHKVHSHFDRSLESGPYTLKYRGSMWGYKRFFRRTALETSDFLKDDCLKINCTVGVVVSTMDYSKPHSIHVPESDIGYHFGTLLDNQEGVDVICNVAGEKFHAHQLVLAARSSFFRSELFEHESDEEKNEVDTSNEIKEIVIDDMEPKVFKAVLHFMYRDNLVGDDELSASSSDCSIFDTLAGKLLAAADRYELPRLRLLCESYLCKHISVNSVATTLALADRHHAMELKSVCLKFAAENLSAVIRTDGFDYLKDNCPALQSEILRTVAGCEEECSSGGKSQSVWGQLSDGGDTSGRRVRPRV encoded by the exons ATGGAGGATGACGACGcggggggcggaggcggaggcggcgaggcgtcCCCGCCGCACGCGGGCTCCgccgcggcgatggcgggggCGGGGAGGGACATCgcggcgtcgccgacgagctcgcggTCGGTGACGCAGACGGTGAACGGGTCGCACAGGTTCGTGATCCAGGGGTACTCGCTGGCGAAGGGGATGGGGGTGGGGAAGCACATCGCGAGCGAGACGTTCACGGTGGGAGGGTACCAGTGGGCGATCTACTTCTACCCCGACGGGAAGAACCCCGAGGACAACTCCGCCTACGTCTCCGTCTTCATCGCGCTCGCCTCCGAGGGCACCGACGTCCGCGCCCTCTTCGAGCTCACCCTCCTCGACCAGAGCGGCAAGGCCAAGCACAAGGTGCACTCCCACTTCGACCGCTCCCTCGAGTCCGGCCCCTACACCCTCAAGTATCGCGGCTCCATGTG GGGTTATAAAAGGTTCTTTCGGCGGACTGCTCTTGAGACATCGGATTTTCTTAAAGACGATTGCTTAAAGATAAATTGTACTGTGGGTGTTGTGGTATCTACTATGGATTACTCAAAGCCACATTCGATACATGTTCCAGAATCTGACATAGGCTACCATTTTGGGACACTGTTGGACAATCAGGAGGGTGTGGATGTTATATGTAATGTGGCAGGAGAAAAGTTTCATGCCCATCAGTTGGTCTTGGCTGCCCGATCTTCCTTTTTCAGATCTGAACTTTTTGAGCATGAATCAGATGAAGAGAAGAATGAAGTTGATACTAGCAATGAAATCAAAGAGATTGTCATTGATGACATGGAGCCAAAAGTGTTCAAG GCTGTGCTTCATTTTATGTACAGGGACAATCTTGTTGGTGATGATGAGTTGTCTGCATCAAGCTCGGACTGCTCTATCTTTGATACTTTAGCTGGGAAATTATTGGCTGCTGCTGACAGATATGAGTTGCCAAGACTACGGTTATTGTGTGAATCTTACTTGTGCAAGCATATTTCTGTAAACTCTGTGGCAACTACCCTAGCATTGGCTGACCGACATCATGCTATGGAGCTTAAATCTGTTTGCCTAAAATTTGCTGCTGAAAATCTTTCAG CTGTAATCCGGACCGACGGGTTTGATTACCTCAAAGACAACTGCCCCGCGCTGCAATCGGAGATACTGAGGACGGTCGCCGGG
- the LOC4334388 gene encoding BTB/POZ and MATH domain-containing protein 4 isoform X2, translating into MEDEGAGGGGIGGDASPVHVGSATEVGVGRDIVPSPTSSRSVMQTVNGSHMFVIQGYSLAKGMGIGKYIASETFTVGGCQWAIYFYPDGKNPEDNSAYISVFIALISDGIDVRVLFELKLLDQSGKAKHKGHSQFDRSLESSPYTLKNRGSMWGYKRFFRRTALETSDFLKDDCLKINCTVGVVVSTMDYSKPHSIHVPESDIGYHFGTLLDNQEGVDVICNVAGEKFHAHQLVLAARSSFFRSELFEHESDEEKNEVDTSNEIKEIVIDDMEPKVFKAVLHFMYRDNLVGDDELSASSSDCSIFDTLAGKLLAAADRYELPRLRLLCESYLCKHISVNSVATTLALADRHHAMELKSVCLKFAAENLSAVIRTDGFDYLKDNCPALQSEILRTVAGCEEECSSGGKSQSVWGQLSDGGDTSGRRVRPRV; encoded by the exons ATGGAGGACGAGGGCGCCGGGGGCGGGGGCATTGGCGGCGACGCATCCCCGGTGCACGTGGGCTCCGCGACGGAGGTGGGGGTGGGGCGGGACATCGTACCGTCACCGACGAGCTCACGGTCGGTGATGCAGACGGTGAACGGGTCGCACATGTTCGTGATCCAGGGCTACTCGTTGGCGAAGGGGATGGGGATTGGGAAGTACATCGCGAGCGAGACGTTCACGGTGGGAGGGTGCCAGTGGGCGATCTACTTCTATCCTGACGGGAAGAACCCTGAGGACAACTCCGCCTACATCTCCGTCTTCATTGCGCTCATCTCCGACGGCATCGACGTCCGCGTCCTCTTCGAGCTCAAGCTCCTCGACCAGAGCGGCAAGGCCAAGCACAAGGGGCACTCCCAGTTCGACCGCTCCCTTGAGTCTAGCCCCTACACCCTCAAGAATCGCGGCTCCATGTG GGGTTATAAAAGGTTCTTTCGGCGGACTGCTCTTGAGACATCGGATTTTCTTAAAGACGATTGCTTAAAGATAAATTGTACTGTGGGTGTTGTGGTATCTACTATGGATTACTCAAAGCCACATTCGATACATGTTCCAGAATCTGACATAGGCTACCATTTTGGGACACTGTTGGACAATCAGGAGGGTGTGGATGTTATATGTAATGTGGCAGGAGAAAAGTTTCATGCCCATCAGTTGGTCTTGGCTGCCCGATCTTCCTTTTTCAGATCTGAACTTTTTGAGCATGAATCAGATGAAGAGAAGAATGAAGTTGATACTAGCAATGAAATCAAAGAGATTGTCATTGATGACATGGAGCCAAAAGTGTTCAAG GCTGTGCTTCATTTTATGTACAGGGACAATCTTGTTGGTGATGATGAGTTGTCTGCATCAAGCTCGGACTGCTCTATCTTTGATACTTTAGCTGGGAAATTATTGGCTGCTGCTGACAGATATGAGTTGCCAAGACTACGGTTATTGTGTGAATCTTACTTGTGCAAGCATATTTCTGTAAACTCTGTGGCAACTACCCTAGCATTGGCTGACCGACATCATGCTATGGAGCTTAAATCTGTTTGCCTAAAATTTGCTGCTGAAAATCTTTCAG CTGTAATCCGGACCGACGGGTTTGATTACCTCAAAGACAACTGCCCCGCGCTGCAATCGGAGATACTGAGGACGGTCGCCGGG
- the LOC4334387 gene encoding probable zinc metalloprotease EGY1, chloroplastic — translation MAAAAAALASSPMVHLTASRLRLPRPARSPAAATPSPSPASAACCSRGAACGLEWRPKSGLRALRRCEDRLRCFSIDGGGGGGGGGGGGTGGEDGEKRGEEEAAAAAEAKVGGAVEEMRSERTRSGSFSSSSSSSSGTPGISNEPPFLSFSVDNIDTVKLLELLGPEKVDSADVKAIKEKLFGYTTFWLTREEPFGDLGEGVLFIGNLRGKREEIFAKLQQQLRELTGDKYNLFMVEEPNSEGEDPRGGPRVSFGLLRREVSEPGPTTLWQYVISLLLFLLTVFSCVELGIASKISSLPPEIVTYFTDPNATGPPPDMQLLLPFVESALPVAYGVLAIQLFHEVGHFLAAFPKKVKLSIPFFIPNFTLGTFGAITQFKSILPDKKTMFDISMAGPLAGAALSFSMFSVGLLLSSNPAGASDLVEVPSKLFQGSLLLGLVSRATLGYRAMHAATVAIHPLVIAGWCGLTTTAFNMLPVGCLDGGRALQGAFGKDALFGFGLTTYSLLGLGVLGGPLSLPWGLYVLICQRTPEKPCLNDVSDVGTWRRAALIVSVFLVVLTLIPLWDELAEDLGVGLVTSF, via the exons atggccgccgccgccgcggcgctcgcgAGCTCCCCCATGGTCCACCTCACGGCCTCCCGGCTCCGCCTCCCCAGGCCCGCCAGGtcccccgcggcggcgacgccctcaCCCTCTCCCGCGTCCGCCGCGTGCTGCTCGAGGGGCGCGGCATGCGGCTTGGAGTGGAGACCCAAGTCTGGGCTGAGGGCCCTGAGGCGGTGCGAGGACCGGCTGCGGTGCTTCTCCATCGacgggggagggggtgggggcgggggtggcggcggaggaacgggcggggaggacggggagaagcggggcgaggaggaggcggcggcggcggcggaggcgaaggtAGGTGGCGCGGTGGAGGAGATGAGATCCGAGCGGACCCGCTCCGGTAGCTTCtcttcgtcctcgtcgtcgtcgtcaggg ACACCCGGTATATCCAATGAGCCACCATTTTTGAGCTTCAGTGTTGATAACATCGACACAGTAAAGTTATTGGAACTCCTAGGGCCCGAAAAAGTTGATTCAGCTGATGTCAaggctattaaggaaaaacttTTCGGCTACACAACATTCTGGTTGACAAGAGAAGAACCTTTTGGTGATCTTGGGGAAGGGGTCCTTTTTATTGGGAACCTCCgagggaagagagaagaaataTTTGCAAAACTTCAACAGCAGTTACGTGAACTCACAGGTGACAAATACAATCTTTTTATGGTGGAGGAGCCCAATTCAGAAGGGGAAGACCCACGTGGAGGACCACGTGTTAGTTTTGGTTTGCTCAGAAGAGAAGTTTCAGAACCTGGACCTACTACATTGTGGCAATATGTCATTTCACTGTTACTTTTCCTTCTAACTGTGTTCTCTTGTGTTGAGCTAGGAATTGCATCAAAG ATTAGCAGTCTTCCACCAGAGATTGTTACATATTTCACTGATCCAAATGCTACTGGACCCCCACCTGATATGCAACTCTTACTTCCATTTGTGGAATCAGCTTTGCCGGTGGCTTATGGTGTCTTGGCTATCCAACTATTTCAT GAAGTTGGTCACTTTTTGGCAGCATTTCCAAAGAAGGTTAAACTAAGCATTCCTTTCTTCATTCCGAACTTCACTCTAGGAACTTTTGGCGCAATTACTCAG TTCAAATCCATTCTGCCGGATAAGAAGACAATGTTTGACATATCAATGGCTGGTCCTCTTGCTGGAGCTGCACTTTCTTTCTCAATGTTCTCTGTAGGCTTGTTGCTCTCCTCAAATCCTGCTGGGGCAAGTGATTTAGTTGAAGTACCTAGCAAGCTATTCCAGGGTTCCTTGTTGCTCGGACTTGTTAGCAGAGCAACACTTGGCTACAG AGCTATGCATGCTGCTACAGTTGCTATCCACCCTCTTGTGATTGCAGGCTG GTGTGGTTTAACGACTACTGCCTTTAATATGCTTCCTGTTGGATGTCTTGATGGTGGAAGAGCTTTACAG GGTGCTTTCGGCAAGGATGCGTTGTTTGGATTTGGCTTGACAACATACTCATTGCTTGGACTCGGGGTG CTTGGGGGGCCACTATCTCTTCCTTGGGGCTTATACGTGCTAATATGTCAG AGAACACCTGAAAAGCCCTGCTTGAATGATGTGAGCGATGTCGGAACGTGGAGGAGAGCAGCATTGATAGTTTCAGTGTTTCTTGTTGTATTGACTCTCATTCCACTCTGGGATGAACTTGCAGAGGACCTAGGTGTAGGACTTGTGACTTCTTTCTGA
- the LOC4334388 gene encoding BTB/POZ and MATH domain-containing protein 4 isoform X3 has translation MEDDDAGGGGGGGEASPPHAGSAAAMAGAGRDIAASPTSSRSVTQTVNGSHRFVIQGYSLAKGMGVGKHIASETFTVGGYQWAIYFYPDGKNPEDNSAYVSVFIALASEGTDVRALFELTLLDQSGKAKHKVHSHFDRSLESGPYTLKYRGSMWGYKRFFRRTALETSDFLKDDCLKINCTVGVVVSTMDYSKPHSIHVPESDIGYHFGTLLDNQEGVDVICNVAGEKFHAHQLVLAARSSFFRSELFEHESDEEKNEVDTSNEIKEIVIDDMEPKVFKAVLHFMYRDNLVGDDELSASSSDCSIFDTLAGKLLAAADRYELPRLRLLCESYLCKHISVNSVATTLALADRHHAMELKSVCLKFAAENLSDALMYLQL, from the exons ATGGAGGATGACGACGcggggggcggaggcggaggcggcgaggcgtcCCCGCCGCACGCGGGCTCCgccgcggcgatggcgggggCGGGGAGGGACATCgcggcgtcgccgacgagctcgcggTCGGTGACGCAGACGGTGAACGGGTCGCACAGGTTCGTGATCCAGGGGTACTCGCTGGCGAAGGGGATGGGGGTGGGGAAGCACATCGCGAGCGAGACGTTCACGGTGGGAGGGTACCAGTGGGCGATCTACTTCTACCCCGACGGGAAGAACCCCGAGGACAACTCCGCCTACGTCTCCGTCTTCATCGCGCTCGCCTCCGAGGGCACCGACGTCCGCGCCCTCTTCGAGCTCACCCTCCTCGACCAGAGCGGCAAGGCCAAGCACAAGGTGCACTCCCACTTCGACCGCTCCCTCGAGTCCGGCCCCTACACCCTCAAGTATCGCGGCTCCATGTG GGGTTATAAAAGGTTCTTTCGGCGGACTGCTCTTGAGACATCGGATTTTCTTAAAGACGATTGCTTAAAGATAAATTGTACTGTGGGTGTTGTGGTATCTACTATGGATTACTCAAAGCCACATTCGATACATGTTCCAGAATCTGACATAGGCTACCATTTTGGGACACTGTTGGACAATCAGGAGGGTGTGGATGTTATATGTAATGTGGCAGGAGAAAAGTTTCATGCCCATCAGTTGGTCTTGGCTGCCCGATCTTCCTTTTTCAGATCTGAACTTTTTGAGCATGAATCAGATGAAGAGAAGAATGAAGTTGATACTAGCAATGAAATCAAAGAGATTGTCATTGATGACATGGAGCCAAAAGTGTTCAAG GCTGTGCTTCATTTTATGTACAGGGACAATCTTGTTGGTGATGATGAGTTGTCTGCATCAAGCTCGGACTGCTCTATCTTTGATACTTTAGCTGGGAAATTATTGGCTGCTGCTGACAGATATGAGTTGCCAAGACTACGGTTATTGTGTGAATCTTACTTGTGCAAGCATATTTCTGTAAACTCTGTGGCAACTACCCTAGCATTGGCTGACCGACATCATGCTATGGAGCTTAAATCTGTTTGCCTAAAATTTGCTGCTGAAAATCTTTCAG ATGCCCTTATGTATCTGCAGCTGTAA